A single Primulina eburnea isolate SZY01 chromosome 11, ASM2296580v1, whole genome shotgun sequence DNA region contains:
- the LOC140804747 gene encoding nudix hydrolase 16, mitochondrial-like has product MSDLVARTGRHQQRYEDGYRLLAGCIPFKYRNIGQNYGEASEKKVEVLMINSTSGPGLLFPKGGWETDETAEAAAIREAMEEAGVRGDLVHFLGYYAFKSKTVQEECSPEGLCKAAMYALHVNEVLESWPEKSLRERSWLTIPEAIESCRHVWMRDALEKGFLKWYDDGMVYTIPKKEYH; this is encoded by the exons ATGTCTGATTTGGTGGCTCGAACTGGTCGGCATCAGCAACGATACGAGGATGGTTACCGCCTTCTTGCGgg ATGTATTCCATTCAAGTACCGGAATATCGGACAAAACTATGGGGAAGCATCTGAGAAGAAAGTTGAAGTGCTAATGATCAATTCAACTAGTGGGCCTGGCCTTCTATTTCCCAAG GGTGGGTGGGAGACGGACGAAACAGCCGAGGCTGCGGCAATAAGGGAAGCCATGGAAGAGGCTGGAGTGCGAGGGGATTTAGTG CATTTTCTGGGGTACTACGCTTTCAAGAGCAAAACAGTCCAAGAAGAGTGCAGTCCAGAAGGTTTATGTAAAGCTGCTATGTATGCTTTGCATGTGAATGAGGTACTAGAATCATGGCCTGAAAAAAGCCTTCGTGAAAGAAGTTGGCTGACTATTCCTGAAGCCATTGAAAGCTGTCGACATGTGTGGATGAGAGATGCCCTTGAAAAAGGCTTTTTGAAGTGGTACGATGATGGTATGGTGTATACGATACCTAAAAAAGAATATCATTAG